One Clostridium sp. CM027 genomic window carries:
- a CDS encoding helix-turn-helix domain-containing protein, translating to MGRKSTISDQQKIKAVTSYLNGKASMLSLCNKLQVHKSSFQKWVIRYKSEGEAGLKHSSKNTSYTAKIKINIVKEYLDGHGSLNDLCIKYHISSNTVLCNWIKKYNGHENIKSSGTGGKIIMTKGRKTSYIERIEIIKYCIENNNSYNKTVEKYKVSYPQIYTWMKKYNQFGIEGLLDRRGKPKAEELMTEDEKLKAQYKLLEAQNRRLRMENALLKKIQEIERRRY from the coding sequence ATGGGAAGAAAATCAACTATATCAGACCAACAAAAAATTAAGGCTGTAACATCATATTTAAATGGAAAAGCTAGTATGTTAAGTTTATGCAACAAACTTCAAGTACATAAGAGTTCTTTTCAAAAATGGGTAATACGATATAAATCAGAAGGTGAAGCTGGGTTAAAACATTCTAGCAAAAATACTTCTTATACTGCCAAAATCAAGATTAACATTGTAAAAGAATATCTTGATGGGCATGGCTCACTGAATGATTTATGCATTAAGTATCATATTTCGTCAAATACAGTTTTATGCAATTGGATAAAGAAGTATAATGGTCATGAAAACATAAAATCTTCTGGAACAGGAGGAAAAATAATCATGACCAAAGGACGCAAAACTTCTTATATTGAACGCATTGAAATCATAAAGTACTGTATTGAAAACAATAACAGTTATAATAAAACTGTTGAAAAATATAAGGTATCTTATCCTCAGATTTATACCTGGATGAAGAAGTATAATCAGTTTGGTATTGAAGGGCTTTTGGACCGACGTGGAAAGCCAAAGGCTGAAGAGTTAATGACAGAAGATGAAAAGCTAAAAGCTCAATACAAGCTTTTAGAAGCACAAAATAGAAGATTACGGATGGAGAATGCTCTTCTAAAAAAAATCCAAGAGATAGAAAGAAGGCGATATTAA
- a CDS encoding DUF6431 domain-containing protein translates to MLIIKTRERKRENPRHPKQRSPFKIRVKNSYKTIIMIRLFSQLYKCFNQISFKNEIAAFDKYVSTVNTATLVCPFCGAKHALSSFDSYKRHLVTYGNNTAQDNTITILRYICSSCGHTHALLPSVIVPYMSFSFKFTVSLIHDYLVHKYRSVEGMCEHYGIAISTFYRILKKFKEHKQLWLGLLEEKLISNLSFIQHIINSSFDEIENFIIQFFKQNGLSFFQGTS, encoded by the coding sequence ATGCTTATTATTAAAACTAGAGAAAGGAAAAGGGAGAACCCCCGCCATCCAAAGCAACGTTCTCCCTTTAAAATAAGAGTTAAAAACTCTTATAAAACTATTATTATGATAAGACTATTTTCACAATTATACAAGTGTTTTAATCAAATTTCTTTTAAAAATGAGATAGCTGCCTTTGATAAATATGTAAGCACGGTCAATACAGCGACTTTAGTATGTCCATTTTGTGGCGCTAAACATGCATTATCCTCATTTGATTCTTACAAACGTCATCTTGTGACCTATGGGAATAATACTGCTCAAGATAATACGATCACCATTCTCAGATATATTTGTTCATCCTGTGGACATACCCATGCCCTCCTACCTTCGGTAATTGTGCCGTATATGTCATTTAGTTTTAAATTCACTGTATCCCTCATCCATGACTATCTTGTACATAAATATCGCTCCGTGGAAGGTATGTGTGAGCATTATGGAATTGCTATATCTACATTCTATCGAATTTTAAAGAAGTTTAAAGAACATAAACAGCTATGGCTTGGCCTTTTAGAGGAAAAGCTTATTTCAAATTTAAGTTTTATACAGCATATCATAAATAGCTCTTTTGATGAAATTGAGAACTTTATAATACAATTTTTCAAGCAAAATGGTTTATCGTTTTTTCAAGGAACGTCATAA
- a CDS encoding IS30 family transposase, which yields MRLKDGFSPYKIAKELKRPINTVLNEIRRGTTTQIKQSKQIEMYLADTGEAIYKKHRLNSCRAFKRLDCCDFINYVVDKIKNSSWSPDACVGNSLETGLFKRSEIVCTKTLYNYIDLALLSVKNIDLPIKLRRNIKPSTAKKHKKILGKSIEERPDIINNREQFGHWEIDTVIGEKAGNDCVLLTIVERKTRNAIVRSIAGKTASAVMNELANISNLYGEKFSQVFKTITGDNGSEFADLSTLEIDSDTKVYFTHPYSYFEKGTNERHNGLIRRFIPKWKRMSDYRAADISFREEWMNTLPRRILQYKTPEDLFEAQLDLIYAT from the coding sequence ATTCGTCTTAAAGATGGCTTTTCGCCATATAAGATAGCTAAAGAACTTAAACGTCCAATAAACACTGTTCTTAATGAAATACGCCGTGGTACTACAACTCAGATTAAACAAAGTAAACAAATTGAAATGTATCTTGCAGATACAGGGGAAGCCATTTACAAAAAGCATCGTCTGAATTCTTGTCGTGCTTTTAAGCGTTTAGATTGTTGTGATTTTATAAACTATGTAGTGGATAAGATTAAAAATTCATCATGGTCACCTGATGCTTGTGTTGGTAATTCACTTGAAACTGGACTATTTAAACGTTCTGAAATAGTCTGTACTAAAACATTGTATAACTATATCGATCTTGCTTTACTTAGTGTTAAAAATATTGATTTACCAATAAAACTACGTAGAAATATTAAGCCATCAACAGCCAAGAAACATAAGAAAATTCTTGGTAAAAGTATTGAGGAGCGCCCAGATATTATAAATAATCGCGAGCAATTTGGTCACTGGGAGATTGATACCGTAATTGGAGAAAAAGCAGGTAATGACTGTGTACTTTTGACTATTGTTGAACGTAAAACTAGGAATGCTATTGTACGTTCAATTGCAGGTAAAACAGCTAGTGCAGTTATGAATGAGCTTGCAAATATCAGCAACTTATATGGTGAGAAGTTTAGCCAAGTATTCAAGACAATAACTGGGGATAATGGTTCTGAATTTGCTGATTTATCCACACTTGAGATTGACAGTGATACAAAGGTATATTTCACTCATCCATATTCTTATTTTGAAAAAGGAACCAACGAACGTCACAATGGATTAATTCGCCGCTTCATTCCTAAATGGAAACGTATGTCAGATTATAGGGCTGCTGATATTTCATTCAGAGAGGAATGGATGAATACGCTTCCTAGGCGGATACTCCAGTACAAAACTCCTGAAGATCTATTTGAAGCACAATTAGATCTAATCTATGCAACCTAA
- a CDS encoding MBL fold metallo-hydrolase — translation MIKSVEYLDSALAVTDNEIICNGVKVIETSGHMPGHISIYIESMKTLISGDMLISEGGILGIADEQFVLDKGAEINSLKKIVNLDIEKIICFHGGEYKSNNLKEDLKKIIAKGYNV, via the coding sequence ATGATAAAAAGTGTAGAGTATTTGGATTCTGCTTTAGCAGTTACAGATAATGAAATTATATGTAATGGAGTAAAGGTTATTGAAACATCAGGGCATATGCCAGGACATATTTCTATTTATATTGAATCAATGAAAACCTTAATAAGTGGAGACATGTTAATTTCAGAAGGTGGTATATTAGGTATTGCGGATGAACAATTTGTGTTAGATAAAGGGGCAGAAATAAATTCACTAAAGAAAATTGTCAATTTGGATATTGAAAAAATTATATGTTTCCATGGTGGAGAGTATAAAAGCAATAATTTAAAAGAAGATTTAAAAAAAATTATTGCAAAGGGGTATAATGTCTAA
- the pulA gene encoding type I pullulanase, translating to MKLKRIKKTNKGLIMSLTLVLAFTNVFFLLPNLQTFARSKTKVISNDVISGDAMGSDEFDKKFYYAGNDLGNTYTKDKTRFRVWAPTAIEAKLVVYKNWDDKTGTAINMNKSEKGTWVAELKGDRKNIFYTYKVNVEGKWNEAVDPYARSVSANGDKGAVIDLKDTNPDKWEPNKKPKFGKLNNAIIYETHVRDFSIDPNSGMKNKGKFLAFTETGTKLPNGLKTGIDYIKKLGVTHVQLMPIFDYASVDEASSKPQYNWGYDPKNYNAPEGSYSTDAYNPNIRVKELKEAVQSLHGNNLRVTMDVVYNHMFSADNSNFNKLVPGYYFRYNTDGTLANESGCGNTIASENSMARKFIVDSVVHWAKEYNLDGFRFDLMGLTDTQTMNEVRKALNKIDPSIVVIGEGWDMGATLKPEDKSDQKNADKLSNISFFNDTIRDGIKGSVFDAKGTGFVNGKIGAELDIKKGIVGAIDYSKDITTWGKVNPLQSVAYVEAHDNNTLWDKLILTNPNDTDATRLKMDRLANSIIFTSQGISFFQAGQEFLRTKGGNPNSYNSDDSVNLLDWNRMSDNINTVNYVKGLIQLRKTHPAFRMDSAEMIRNNLKFINTAANVVAYSIIDNANKDKWNNIVVAFNSNKTETTIKLPENTKWNIVVDGKKAGIKTIKKFKGDSVVVDAQSSVVLYKR from the coding sequence GTGAAATTAAAAAGAATAAAAAAAACTAATAAGGGTCTGATAATGTCTTTGACATTAGTTTTAGCTTTTACAAATGTATTTTTTTTATTGCCAAATTTGCAAACGTTTGCACGAAGTAAAACAAAGGTAATTTCTAATGATGTAATTTCAGGAGATGCAATGGGAAGTGATGAGTTTGATAAAAAGTTCTATTATGCTGGAAATGATCTAGGAAATACTTATACTAAGGATAAAACAAGATTTAGAGTATGGGCGCCTACCGCTATTGAGGCTAAACTGGTAGTCTACAAAAATTGGGATGACAAAACTGGTACTGCTATCAATATGAATAAAAGTGAAAAAGGAACATGGGTAGCAGAATTAAAAGGAGACCGGAAGAACATATTTTATACATATAAGGTTAATGTTGAAGGTAAATGGAATGAAGCTGTGGATCCCTATGCTCGTTCTGTTTCTGCTAATGGAGACAAAGGAGCTGTAATAGATTTAAAGGATACCAATCCTGATAAATGGGAACCTAACAAAAAACCTAAATTCGGAAAGTTAAACAATGCAATAATATATGAAACGCATGTCAGAGATTTTTCTATTGATCCCAATAGTGGAATGAAAAATAAGGGAAAATTTTTGGCTTTTACTGAAACAGGTACAAAATTACCTAATGGATTAAAAACTGGAATTGATTATATAAAGAAACTAGGTGTAACACATGTGCAGCTTATGCCTATATTTGATTATGCAAGTGTGGATGAAGCCTCTTCAAAACCACAGTATAATTGGGGCTATGATCCTAAGAATTACAATGCTCCAGAGGGTAGTTACTCAACAGATGCGTATAATCCTAATATAAGAGTTAAGGAATTAAAGGAAGCTGTTCAATCCCTACATGGTAACAATTTAAGAGTAACTATGGATGTAGTTTATAACCATATGTTTAGTGCAGATAACTCGAATTTTAATAAACTAGTACCTGGTTATTATTTTAGATACAATACTGATGGCACTCTTGCTAATGAAAGTGGATGTGGAAATACTATAGCTTCAGAAAATTCCATGGCAAGAAAATTTATTGTGGACTCTGTAGTTCATTGGGCTAAGGAATATAATTTAGATGGTTTCAGATTTGACCTTATGGGTCTTACTGATACTCAAACCATGAATGAGGTAAGAAAAGCCTTAAATAAAATTGATCCAAGTATAGTAGTTATTGGAGAAGGCTGGGATATGGGTGCAACCTTGAAACCAGAAGATAAGTCAGATCAGAAAAATGCAGATAAATTATCGAATATAAGTTTTTTTAATGATACTATTAGAGACGGAATAAAAGGTAGTGTATTTGATGCAAAAGGAACAGGCTTTGTTAATGGAAAAATTGGAGCAGAACTAGATATCAAAAAAGGTATCGTAGGTGCAATTGATTATTCAAAGGATATCACAACCTGGGGAAAGGTTAACCCATTGCAATCTGTTGCTTATGTAGAAGCTCATGACAACAACACATTGTGGGATAAACTTATTCTTACTAATCCTAATGATACCGATGCTACGAGATTAAAAATGGATAGATTAGCAAACAGTATTATTTTTACTTCACAAGGAATTTCCTTCTTCCAGGCAGGTCAAGAATTTTTAAGAACCAAGGGTGGAAATCCAAATTCCTATAATTCAGATGACAGTGTAAATTTACTTGATTGGAATAGAATGTCGGATAATATTAATACTGTAAATTATGTAAAAGGGTTAATTCAACTGAGGAAAACTCATCCAGCCTTTAGAATGGATTCTGCTGAAATGATTAGGAATAACCTAAAATTTATAAATACTGCAGCTAATGTTGTAGCTTATTCAATTATAGATAATGCAAACAAAGATAAATGGAACAATATAGTTGTGGCTTTTAATTCAAATAAAACTGAGACCACAATAAAGTTACCTGAAAATACTAAGTGGAATATTGTTGTTGATGGAAAAAAAGCAGGAATAAAAACCATTAAGAAGTTTAAAGGTGATTCTGTTGTAGTTGATGCTCAAAGTTCTGTAGTACTTTACAAACGATAA
- a CDS encoding Tn3 family transposase → MSDNIKTLKGVSIENNKFVLSSLEKSVPDEAKKLSSKLYSLMPRVNLSDIIIDICKYTSFDKKLTHASTSKEPKDNERACVTAALMDLGTNIGLKKMEQAVKGLTYKQISNAANWRMSDDNMEKAMTDIINCQHKQPYAKYWGNGSTSSSDGVRVKSAVEALNACYNHHYGLEKGVTMYSAVSDQYSRFGIGIINTNSRDAIHIVDILLNHKTELEIEEHYTDTAGYTDQVFGLTHLLGFRFAPRLRNISDCKLYYIEKKEDLTNCNNKLN, encoded by the coding sequence GTGTCCGATAATATAAAAACCCTGAAAGGGGTATCTATAGAAAACAATAAGTTTGTATTATCAAGCTTAGAAAAATCAGTTCCTGATGAGGCAAAAAAATTATCTTCTAAGCTTTATAGCTTAATGCCTAGAGTAAATTTGTCAGATATAATTATAGATATTTGTAAATATACATCATTTGATAAAAAGCTAACCCATGCCTCAACTAGCAAAGAACCTAAAGATAATGAAAGAGCCTGTGTGACAGCTGCCCTTATGGATCTAGGGACCAATATAGGACTTAAGAAAATGGAACAGGCTGTAAAGGGATTAACCTACAAACAAATAAGTAATGCTGCTAACTGGAGAATGAGTGATGATAATATGGAAAAAGCTATGACGGATATTATAAACTGCCAACATAAACAGCCCTATGCTAAATATTGGGGAAATGGCAGTACTTCGTCGTCAGATGGAGTAAGAGTTAAATCGGCAGTTGAAGCTTTAAATGCATGCTATAACCACCATTATGGCTTAGAAAAAGGTGTGACAATGTACTCAGCTGTAAGTGATCAGTACTCAAGATTTGGAATAGGTATTATAAATACAAATTCAAGAGATGCAATTCATATAGTTGATATACTTCTCAACCATAAAACAGAACTTGAGATTGAAGAACACTATACTGATACAGCAGGTTATACTGATCAAGTATTTGGATTAACTCATTTATTAGGTTTCAGATTTGCTCCAAGACTTAGAAATATATCAGACTGTAAATTATACTACATTGAAAAAAAAGAAGATTTGACCAATTGCAATAACAAATTGAACTAA